Proteins from one Bacteroidales bacterium genomic window:
- a CDS encoding tyrosine-type recombinase/integrase has product MAQIVFYLKSEKLDKQGKVSLLAQITSDYKPYRMKLGKVRVRDWNKKNQRLKLSSVTSKEYDENSRMNSFIDEVESQARILFNKVTKERRKPSDFELTNLLNIPEVSTVLKSTSVMDVFDDFIESNKSDKAKNTIKGYTTIKNFLIRFQDGTNYTLTWENMDVKFIDKLKKYTYLTEKKQLSYYAKITRVLSTFLHWSEDRNYYHDNIYPKLKSEEAEKEVVFLSMDDLMVLMDYKFEISRLQKVRDLYCFASFTGLRYSDVVSLKREHINNKMLTKTQVKTGYVKMIPLNDFALKILKKYEEDENPLPRMSIQKINDYIKECCKAIAQKQLPNTGFNVRVIKKTVIGSETTEESLPLHEAITFHTARKTFITNSIMLGVNIKALQDMGAPKKEKDLRKYLKITDAFKSQVMDNTWNVLSLNHIPKELISQN; this is encoded by the coding sequence ATGGCACAAATAGTATTTTATCTTAAATCAGAAAAGCTCGATAAACAAGGTAAGGTTTCTCTCCTGGCTCAAATAACCAGCGATTATAAACCCTATAGAATGAAGTTGGGAAAAGTACGAGTCCGTGACTGGAATAAAAAAAACCAGAGATTAAAGCTTTCTTCAGTAACTTCAAAAGAGTATGATGAAAACTCAAGAATGAATTCATTTATTGATGAAGTTGAATCACAGGCCAGAATACTGTTTAATAAGGTTACAAAAGAAAGAAGGAAGCCATCAGATTTTGAGTTGACAAATCTTCTGAATATTCCTGAGGTATCTACTGTCCTTAAATCTACTTCAGTAATGGATGTTTTTGACGATTTTATCGAATCAAACAAATCGGATAAAGCTAAAAATACCATAAAAGGATATACAACTATTAAAAACTTCCTGATAAGATTCCAAGATGGTACAAATTATACTTTAACTTGGGAGAATATGGATGTAAAGTTTATTGATAAACTTAAGAAATACACATATTTAACTGAGAAGAAACAACTTAGTTATTATGCAAAGATTACAAGAGTCCTATCGACATTTCTTCATTGGTCTGAAGACCGGAATTATTATCACGATAATATTTATCCTAAACTAAAATCTGAAGAAGCTGAAAAAGAGGTTGTTTTTCTAAGTATGGATGATTTAATGGTGTTAATGGATTATAAATTTGAAATAAGCCGATTACAAAAAGTTCGTGATCTATATTGCTTTGCTTCCTTTACAGGGCTTCGTTACAGTGATGTGGTTTCATTAAAGCGTGAGCATATTAATAATAAGATGTTAACTAAAACACAAGTCAAAACTGGGTATGTTAAAATGATACCTTTGAACGACTTTGCTCTCAAAATCCTTAAGAAATATGAAGAAGATGAAAATCCATTACCAAGAATGTCGATCCAAAAAATCAATGATTACATAAAGGAATGCTGTAAAGCCATAGCACAAAAGCAATTGCCAAATACCGGCTTTAATGTGCGGGTGATAAAAAAAACTGTGATAGGTAGTGAAACCACGGAAGAGTCACTTCCTCTACATGAAGCAATAACCTTCCACACGGCAAGAAAAACCTTTATTACAAATAGCATAATGTTAGGAGTAAACATAAAAGCATTACAGGATATGGGAGCTCCTAAAAAAGAAAAGGATCTTAGAAAATACTTAAAGATTACAGATGCATTCAAAAGCCAGGTAATGGACAATACCTGGAATGTTTTGAGTTTAAACCATATACCAAAAGAGCTTATTTCTCAAAATTAA
- a CDS encoding Gfo/Idh/MocA family oxidoreductase, producing the protein MLTRRKFVGTAAAVTAFTIVPKNVLGKQFGSVAPNDKIRLAHIGCGMQGHAELGPLINCPDLQIVAVCDPETDGRNYLNFGNGTSVPTGTLNTIRNLVSNPKWRDGINYVPGGRMVMKEVIETFYANQRAADKFPSVKAYNDFRELLEKEDIDAVKIMTPDHLHATIAIAAMKKGKHVITHKPLANRMYESDLVIKTAKETGVATYFMPFNSYQSSEQIKKMVADGAIGTLKEVHEWSARPMWTQNIEMPKNLPPVPAGFDWQMWLGPVPDRPYSPDYTHTLFRGWYDFGGGSFADMGHYTMWTVCDAWDLDVPAWAEGFGSKGCRTQNFATGAFPNDFSFPLAETIRVHYNAKGSRGPIDVYWYDGGMRPPAIPELEEDKKLMGNSGILYIGDKGKILDGRLLPESKMKTYMGENYTPPAARGMGQRPPQAAAGQAAPTAPRIGALPPKFEEWIAACRGGSKNTPGNFASAEALSTMINLGIVSVRAGTRVEFDPVTRKITNNEAANKLLVREYRKGWEL; encoded by the coding sequence ATGTTAACCAGAAGAAAATTTGTTGGTACTGCGGCAGCAGTTACCGCTTTCACTATTGTCCCTAAGAATGTACTGGGGAAGCAATTCGGTTCTGTAGCTCCAAATGACAAGATCAGACTTGCTCATATCGGATGCGGTATGCAGGGTCACGCTGAGCTTGGACCTCTTATCAATTGCCCCGATCTGCAGATTGTTGCAGTATGCGACCCTGAAACAGACGGAAGGAATTATCTGAACTTCGGAAACGGGACCAGTGTACCAACTGGAACCCTGAATACAATCAGGAACCTGGTGAGTAATCCAAAATGGAGGGATGGTATTAATTATGTCCCGGGCGGACGTATGGTAATGAAAGAGGTTATCGAAACCTTTTATGCCAATCAGAGAGCTGCCGATAAGTTCCCGTCAGTAAAAGCTTACAACGACTTCAGGGAACTGCTCGAAAAAGAAGATATAGATGCAGTGAAGATAATGACACCTGATCACCTGCATGCCACAATTGCCATAGCAGCAATGAAAAAAGGCAAACATGTAATTACTCATAAGCCTCTGGCAAACAGGATGTATGAATCTGACCTGGTTATAAAAACTGCAAAAGAGACTGGCGTAGCTACCTACTTCATGCCCTTCAACAGCTACCAGTCAAGTGAACAGATTAAAAAAATGGTTGCAGATGGCGCCATTGGCACATTAAAAGAAGTTCATGAATGGTCCGCAAGACCAATGTGGACACAAAATATTGAAATGCCGAAGAATTTGCCTCCTGTACCGGCTGGTTTTGACTGGCAGATGTGGCTGGGCCCGGTTCCTGACCGTCCTTATAGCCCTGACTACACTCATACACTATTCAGAGGATGGTATGATTTCGGCGGAGGATCATTTGCTGATATGGGTCACTATACTATGTGGACAGTCTGCGATGCCTGGGACCTTGATGTTCCTGCATGGGCTGAAGGATTTGGCAGCAAGGGTTGCAGAACACAGAACTTCGCTACAGGTGCTTTTCCAAATGACTTTTCATTTCCTCTTGCCGAAACGATTCGCGTACATTATAATGCAAAAGGATCAAGAGGACCAATTGATGTATACTGGTATGACGGAGGTATGAGACCACCGGCAATTCCTGAGCTGGAGGAAGATAAAAAACTGATGGGGAATTCCGGAATTTTGTACATAGGCGACAAAGGCAAGATCCTTGATGGGAGGTTATTACCTGAAAGTAAAATGAAAACCTATATGGGTGAAAACTACACTCCGCCTGCAGCACGAGGGATGGGACAACGTCCACCACAGGCAGCTGCCGGTCAGGCAGCACCTACGGCACCAAGGATCGGGGCTTTACCACCGAAGTTTGAGGAATGGATTGCAGCCTGCAGGGGCGGGTCGAAAAATACTCCGGGAAATTTTGCTTCAGCAGAAGCGCTTTCCACAATGATAAACCTTGGTATAGTTTCAGTTCGTGCCGGAACAAGAGTTGAATTTGATCCGGTTACCAGGAAGATAACTAATAATGAAGCTGCTAACAAACTCCTTGTCAGGGAATACAGAAAGGGGTGGGAGCTGTAA